Genomic DNA from Desulfonema ishimotonii:
ATGAACGACCGGGTGCTGGCCCTTTCCGGTCGGGGCCATACGGCTGCGGATACGCGCCGCGCTGTCGGTCTTCTCAGAGAAAAAGGATATGAGATCGGCTTGCAGATGATGGTGGGGCTCCCGGGGGACAGTACGGAAAGCGCGCTGGCAACCGGCCGGGAGATTGTCCGGCTTGCGCCTGATTTTGTGCGCATTTACCCCACTCTCGTGCTGGAAAACAGCAGACTGGCGCGGTGGTACCGTTCTGGAAAATATACGCCCCTCCCCCTGGCCGATGCCGTATCCCTGGTCAAACGCCTCTGTCTGATGTTCACGTCAGCGGGCATCCGGGTTATCCGCATGGGGCTTCAGGCTTCTGAAACCCTCGACCGGGGCGGCGTCATCCTGGCCGGGCCGTATCATCCGGCCTTCGGGCACCTGGTCTGTTCGGAGATCTTTCTGGATCGGGCCATCATCCTGCTCAAATCCCACAGCGGCCCCCGGTATGAGATTGTTCTGGCGGTTCACCCCCGAAGCATATCTGAAATGCGCGGCCTCAGAAATAAGAATGTTGAAATTCTCCGCACAATGTTCAATATTAGAAAGCTGAACATTCTCCCGGACCCCTCCCTTTCGGAAACGGATATCCGCCTCCGATCCGGGAGTGGCGACAGCGCGGAAACGGCTGTTGAACAGACAGACTGCATATCGACAACCCCGGGCAATGGCGGCAGACAGGTGTAATACCGATTCACAGTTGAAATGTCGCATTAAAACAGATGCCAACGCTTTTTTTTCAAAGGCTCAGACATCGCTTTTCAATGATGAATTTCAACATAGAATCGGTATAAGCCTGATTCAGTTTTCATATTATTGCTTTTTGACCCATGCGGCACATGCCGCTCAGAGAGGTGAACAATGTCAGAAACCAGGAATTACGATTTAGTGATCATTGGCGGGGGGCCCGGTGGC
This window encodes:
- a CDS encoding elongator complex protein 3, encoding MTPGEKTFIVPVFIPHAGCPHRCAFCDQSAITHVPSELPSPERLLPEIRKFLTYKKADRKTAQISFYGGNFLGLPADTVRDLLCMARQFVVSGAVDSLRFSTRPDTITPERLALLNDFPVATVEIGLQSMNDRVLALSGRGHTAADTRRAVGLLREKGYEIGLQMMVGLPGDSTESALATGREIVRLAPDFVRIYPTLVLENSRLARWYRSGKYTPLPLADAVSLVKRLCLMFTSAGIRVIRMGLQASETLDRGGVILAGPYHPAFGHLVCSEIFLDRAIILLKSHSGPRYEIVLAVHPRSISEMRGLRNKNVEILRTMFNIRKLNILPDPSLSETDIRLRSGSGDSAETAVEQTDCISTTPGNGGRQV